The following is a genomic window from Miscanthus floridulus cultivar M001 chromosome 14, ASM1932011v1, whole genome shotgun sequence.
AGAACAAAATACTACGCATGCAGGGCAGCAGCACACAGCCGGAAACAGCCAACTTCCTGCTAGTCATCAGGGAAGACTGAACTACGGGAGGGGCACCATCCATTTTACTCCTAAACAGCCAATCACTTGAGACTTGAGAGAGAGCATGGGGAGAAGGGGTTGACAAAAATTTCCACCTGGGCGATTGCCAGAACCACCATAATTCAGATGTCTGCATCACAACAGACCATGTGTTATTAGTGTCAAAAGATGCAAATCGGAGAGACAGGGTATTGAAATGAGTAGCAGTGTAATTGACATCTCAACTCGGTTGTTTCCTAAAATGATTTCATCCATGGAGCATAGTTTGGAACGTGAATAATATATGTACTAGATGATAGGGGTTTGAAATAGCTGCTAATTTTTGACAATGCATATGCATATCTTCATTGACAATGCAACAATATGTAGtaataaaataaaaacaaagaaTAAGCAAGTCACCATCACCTCCTAGCAAGCTCAATCAGCAAGTCGGTAGATCAGCGGAACTCATTCACTAAATGTTATGTCCTGACAAAGCTGAACAGAGACACCTGATGTCAACAGAGTTCCTCGAAACCCTTCCTCAACCTGTAGCATATCAGCCTTCTGTTCTGAAATTTCATCTGAAACATATAAGCGGGAAACGCTTAAAACCATTAGCATCCTccttttttttaggaaaaaaggTTTGCCACATCATTTTTTGTTATTATTTACCTGCTATGTCACGATTCTCATAGATTTCAGAGTCTCTGACCCAAAGAATATCCCCAGGAAAAACACCCTTATCAGCAAGAGTAGCAAggtcatcttcaatctcaacaGAGCCTTTGTGAAGTTTCTGGTTCTCCTTAACAATCTAAATGTAACAAGAGCACAGGTAGGCTATTTGAATAATTTGGAGCAGTTGAAAAAAACATGCATGAATAAAAATAGAAAACAAGAAAGCACATCCCATTGCTAGATGAAAAGGCAAAAATGTATGCAAGTCCCTTTTGAGATATGGAGAAGGAAACAAATATAGTACAGATCATGGTTTCAGAGGCAACTAGGCATCCAGGCGAGAGCTGGGTGTGACAAGGCGCCACTGTTCCCCAAGGTGACCTGGCTGGTtgggtacgcctggacgcctaggtgACACCTTTGAAACAGGGGTACAGATTAGGAACTGTGATCACAGAATTTGAGATTTAGTGTGCATACCCCTAAAGATTCCCATATCATGAGTTTCAACTGATAGATGGATGTAGAACCAGAGACTTTCAAACTGATTGAGTTTCCAGAGCTTGTTCTCCGGGAACGCTTTGAAGTCCGACGATCTGCTACAACAACAGCTTTACTACATGCTTCTTTAATAGACTTTGGTGCTTCTTTCCCACGGACAAAATAAACATGGATGTCTTCATTCTGATAATTAAGTTTCTCCACCAATGCACAGCTCTCTCTTTCTCCAATACATTCTTCACAAACCTAGCATACAAAATTCATCAATAGAGCTGAAACGGGGAGAAACATGGAAAGTAATATACTCATTACATGTAAATCATTTCAGTGCCTGCAAGCATTAGATCATTGAGAAGTCTGTCTGAACTTGGAAGAAACTACTACAGGACCTTTTTGAAGAAGCACAGTTAAAGATCCCAGTTTCATCAAAAGTACATCATTTGAAGAAGCACATAGCCAAAGAACCCACACACCCAAAGGATCACAAAATTACATACACGCCCTTTTGTTACAAATACCCACAACCTGGAATGACCTAGACCCTAGGAACGAGGTCTGACAAGAAAGAGATACCACGCGCTCCACGCATTGCCCAAAGTTGGGCCTCCTCCTCGGCAAGAAGCAAGGCTGTAGCCATATTGGCAGCAAAGCTATCGAAGACACATTTGGTTCCTATGTTTCCAGTGTCCAAGCCCCTAGGATAATGAATGAGTTGATGCCTCGTTACAATTGTCCATCGACAATCTCATCAGCTCTGTTCCACCAGTCCTCAGAAGAACCAGAATTGCCTTGCCTTGCACCAGCAATGAGGACGTCGACGCTGCCAGTGGCCCTCCTCTCCATCCATGGCCTGGGTAGCAGCCAGAGTCACGGCAGGTGAGGCAGATATTCAACACCAGACCGACACCCTACCAACAGCTGAAGCTGCACGAGGCACCATCAACGTGTTGGCCAGGGATTGGGATATGCGGCGCCAAACTGACATCTTCGACCTGGCCCGCGGAGTGCGTGCTTCTAATTGGGTGGGGCAACTAGATGCACGATGGCCCAGACGCCAGCAGCGGAAGCAGCATGCACAACGCCAACACTCTAATGCTGGGTGTGAAGTAGAGAAGCAGTTGAAACATTTGTTTCTTAAATTGGCAGGCGACATCAAGAACCATGCGCAGAACAACGAACATCAGCCACACAGGTCTGACGACGACCTACCGTGTACCAGCCATGGAGCAGACGAAACCGAGGACCACTGATCTGTGGCGGCGCTGCAGATGTTGAGGCACCACAGCAGGCGGAACTACCGCATCCAGCGAGGGTATCCTGCTCCCAGGAGACCCTGCGCCCGTAGCAGGAGAAGCAGAGGAGAGCAGCACATCAAGGTAGGAGGGTGGCAACACAGGACTAGCCTCCTCGAAGTCGACGGGAGAGGACGGGCCGTCATCGCTCCAGCACTCCAGCCTAGATCAACAAGCAGGTTTGAACGGGCGAGCAAGAGGTGATAGGGATGAAGGGGACGACACCTGCGAGGAGGGAAGGGTGGTCGGCCCTGCAGAGAGCATGGCCTTGGTGGTGTCTGCCGGGTCCATGGTGGACACCGGCGGCTGGCTGTGGGGAGGTGAGGCGCcaggagggaggggaggagagacATTAGCCGTTCCCAGATATTCCAACCAATTACCCAACTACCTATTAGCATGTTGATCCAAACAGCCCCTTTGCTAATAATTATGTAGCAATAATTAGCACCTATTCTCTATCATCTGCCAGATTCTTAGCACTAATGGATCCGAACATGCCTTAACTTACATGATACAAGATACATTGATACTATTCTAACAAAGAAGATATCTATTGTTCTGGATTGTATGGGCATGATAGTACTGGCAATTAAATTCTTACTTTAGCTAGCAACATATACAAGTTCGTGCATCATACATATGATACCACTCCTACAAGGCCTTCCTAACAACATTTTCTCAGGCCTCAACCATGGGAACCACTAATACTAGAATTCAGTGATACATCTAGAAGAGCTAGTTTACCTCAGGGTCAGTTCTGATATAGGGTTCTCTGGCTCCCAAATCATCATTTGTGTCATCAAGGGACTTGCCTCGATCTCCATCCACAATTGGCGTTGCTTCAGATGGTCCATGCAATTTTTCTTGAGAGCTCTTGCTGAAAGCAATTTCAGCAGATATACCTTTTTCAGGTCTGGCACTCCACTCCTCAGAGAATAATTTCCAATCATACTCTGGGATTACTGTTAACCCAACAGTCTGAAAACAAAAGAAGATGATTAACTTGAGATATTCTAATTATTTGTTTTTGTCCTCCATGGCAACTGTAGTAGCAAACAAAAAACCCAAATTGACTAGGCAGTTAGGGCGTGTTTGGTAGCTTTGTCCAGCACTTTTGCCTCACCAGGCAAAGCTTATGTGTTTGATAGCACACTAAAAGCTTGCTTCACCCAGCAAACTCGCACGGGTGAGCAAGGATATCCATGCCCATGCCGGAGAGCTAAATCAACTATCCCACATGGGCAAAAGATATGCTTGCGCACGATGGAGCTCCTCTTCCAAACATAGCATCCGCCGAATTGAGTCCTTGCCACTGAAATAGATGCTCCTCCGCAACGAATCAAGCTTCTCAAAGCCCAAATCAACGCCCTCTGGTAAGAATTGGGCTCCTTGTCACTAAAGAAGTGAGCTCGCTGCTAGCGGCCGGCCTTGAAAAAGGAAACCGTTATAGCTTGGGCTCAACCACAGATGGAGAGGGAAGCGATGAGAATCAGCGGAGAAGCATATGGAGACTGGAGAGGCCAGCCTTGACGAAGGCAAGCAAGATGCTCAGGCTCAGCATCTGGCAAGGAAAGCATGCAAGAGCGCATCAAGGAAAGGACTAAAGGGTAACAGAGGGGCATTTTGAGCTTCGCCTCTCCTTGCCAGGTGAGGTGAGGCACAGCAAGAAGAGCAAGGCAAGGTGAGGTTGGCAAAgctaccaaacacccccttagacaatgcaaaaacaaaaggaaaaagtGACAAGGAGGCTGCTCGACGATGCAAGAACAGTAGAAAGAAGTAAAAGCATAATTCAAGACAGCAAGTGTTAGACAGAGGGTGTGGCAGCCCCATGTTGGGCCTGCATGTCCCTATTTGGGCCTAGTGCCTATATGTCTAGGATAGATAGATTGAATCTCTATTAGGCAAGGATCTCCGTTGATTGGTTCTGTTGCTATAAATCCTCAGCcatccttgcctatatatgtgTAACACCATATCTCCTATAATCAATCTACTATTCTTCATTCCTAATCTTACAGCAAGAACCTCACATTTCATAccgaagggcctgtttggatgtaAAGGTTTTTGAAAACTACAGGTTTTAAAACACCATGCATAAAATTCCACAGTTGAGAGTACCACAGTATTTTGCAGTATTGTGAAAGCAACGATGTATTTGGTAGTCACAGTATGTaagttcatgatgccatatcaaaaaAATTCTGCTAGGTCCATTACTATTCAGTGTTTGTCTAACTATTTCACTTTAGCCATGTTTTTTCCAAATAAAATTGAATGATAGTTATCATGGTTTTTGAGGCGTTGTGGCGTCCCGTGGCGCTGGGGGTACACCTGGACGCTTAGGCGCCTTCTAGGCGACACCTAGGCGATATGGCGTAACTAAACCGCTGTGGCGTCCTGCGGCGCCTAGGgtacgcctaggcgacgcctcaaAAACCATGATAGTTATGTGTGGAAGGCCTGGCTTGATAACCAAtgataaaatatttgaaacaaaATAATGATAAAATATCAAGATACttttgtttgatatatatgtatgGACATACTATCAAGACATCATAAAAATATCAAGATCTCATCCAAAGCTAATTAGTAAATTATCACAAGAACGGGCATACGTCCGTATCACTATCATTCCAGGCTTCCAGCTGAACGAATATTGGAGATCAGATGGAAGCACAAGAGAGACGTGGcttcatttttttagaaaaaaaagaggGTGGGAGTGGATTTTCTGCAACATGTACTCTAATGAAACCAAGTAATCCCTGATACTATAAAAATACCTTGCATCCAAACAGGAACTAATATGCCTTTTGTGTGCATtcagtggcgaagctagagcaaattGAAAGGGAGTGCACCTGCCTTATGGGTGCATAGACTTGTGTCATAAAGGGTGCATATATGATAGAATTGTAGTCAAAATCACTGTTTTTCCATTTTTTGGTGGGTGGCGGGCAGGGGTTGCATTTGCACCCCCTAATTATACTACACTTTTGTCACTGTGTGCATTGGCAGTGTTTCAGAGGTGGCAGTATACATACTTGGTTTCCACCGCTTAAAGATGGAGCAAGCATGATTTAAAACATCACTTTATTTAACAACACCCCACCACTCCCCTCCCCCCGCCCCGCTCCTCTCTATATTTTTTAAAGCTGCAGCCAAGCATTAGTAAGGAAAAATTGTAAAGACCACGGACTTACAGTTGACATTTTCTGAGTGATGCTCCCACGCTTACAGACAAGATCCAAAGGCCTTTGCAGCAATCTTGAATGCTGAAAATTATCAATCCTCATGTTCAACAAGAAAGCACTTTATACACCCAACTAGAATTAATAAACAAAATACTACAGCCGATCACAATCAACAGAAACACAAATGTCTAATCAAGACAAAAATACACAATAACCAATGTAAAATTTGTATGCATTATACTCACAATACAGATGACACAGGAGTCTTTGTTTGGGTTTGACTAAACGAAATGATGAAGTATAAGACACTACTAAGAATAAAAATACAATACATGTTGTTATATGCAAAACTGTACTTTGCCAGAATTCAGGTTTTATTACaaccctgctctctagcaagttATTATCTATTCAGAAGTAGATTACAAACATTACTAAAGATAACCTCATGACTTGGGTATAGAAGTTCTGACAATGACTTGGGTATAGAAGTTCTGACAAGGGCATCTTTGAAATTCTATGAGGTTACCATTTGTTCTCGACAGAAAGGCTCACTCGCCTAAACTCTCAAATTCAAATATTTGAGTTCCACTGTTTTATTACCATATAGGTTTACAAAACCGGACACATATCAGCATGTGACACACTAGTTTACCTTTTCACATATAAGTGAACTGACAACAACTTCCAAAGTATGAGGTTCTGGTAACGAAGAAATATTTTTCCCGGTGGCTGTAATATAAGCTCTCCATTCTGACAACCATGATGAAGGAACCAAAAAATATTTTTGACCAGGATGAAGTGTAAAGCTTTTCCCAGATGCCAACTTTTCATGTTTCTGTCGTTGCTTTACTTTTACTGCTCTGGAAGTCATACACCATGTATAAGAAAATGCATATTAGGCATATAAATACTTCAGCGAATAATCCAATATCTAAGACTGATTTTCTGACTTTATATTACCTAAGATTACCCTCCACAGAAGCAACATCAGACAATTCCTGACTGCAAATTTCACATGGTTGACAATCTGATGGAAAAGTCACAATATCATCAGCCTTCTTCTCGTTCATTGTTTCATAGAGAAATAACCAGAGGTTCTCTGGTATGGATACTCGCTTTGCTCCTGGAGCATGCTCCGGCAGAAGATCCCCATGGCAACATCTTAAAGCACTTGTTGGTCCATTATCCGCATCCGAAGGGATATCAGAATTTTTCCTCCGCAGCCAATGAGTCAACCTAGGAGTAAACAGCAAAAGATCAGCTActgcagcatgaatgcacacaaGAGGGGTGATTCAGAGTGAAATTTGTTTTGCACAAAGTTGAAGAAATGACAACCGTAAAGGAAACATAAAGACTACAACTGGCTAAGGTGTAAAAATTGAATCAAGAAAAACATAACATAATGTAGCAATATAGATAATAACAATAATTACATTTGCATAAAACCATGATCAGCATTGAGAAATAGCCTCTAAGATATAAAATATAAACATGGAGCCAGAGAGTAAGATCATGAATATGAATCTAGTATTGACAATGACAGTTGACACAAAACATATCAATCCCATTCTGGTACCGGCCTGAATGGCCGGTATGTCTCTCATACCAGTACCCAAACCGGCATAGAAGAGCCTTCATCCCATTATGGCCTCAATACCAGTCAATACTGATCATTTGGCATTCTATGAATTTCGGTACCAGTCCAAACTGAAGCCTCGTTCCTAATTCAGCCAGCCCAACACTGTGATAAGATCAACCTACAAGCTGAACTATGTGCTATTTTGGACCTAAATTCATGTATCTGAAGCATGATTATGACTTCAAACTATGTATGCACCAGCATAGGCCGGTACCAAGATGTTCCATTCCAAAAGTCAAATCAGAATGGAATTTACAACTATGGTTGAGACACTAGTCTATAGTATGTTGCCACAAAAGAGAATCAGCAGGCTATAAGATGCACAGTTCACATAAAGGCAGGCAGTATATGAGGGCAGTCCTAAGTGCACCAAAAATATTATCTTACACATAGAACAAAGATCAGAAATCAAGAGAAGGATGCATTTTGCGTACCATGTCTTTGAGATAAAGTAAGAAGGACCATCTGGACAATTACCAGAAAGTGCTGCTTCTGCAAGGTTTTTTAATGATGCTTTTCGTTCACGGTAGACATCAGCAGATACTGCATTTTTCGCCCCATCTTTAAGACACTCCATACAAAAATCATCACTGCTCAATGTCGGTCCCCCTCCATACTTTAATTTTGCCATAAAACCCAAAGGCAAATATTCATCAATATTATGGCACAGGCATTAGAAAATGAGTACAAAACATTATATGTTAAAACTACACTACTACAGCATGCTCCAGAATTAAAGAAAATCATTGAACTTAAGCAATGTAAGACAAAATTCAATGAAGTGCAAACCAAGAGGTTGGGTTTCTTACCTTCGAATATAGTTTTTCCCAAGCTACAGATGATAGTCGCTTCATTGATGTGACTTTAGATGCTGGAACCTTTCCATGTTCGCATTGAATTGGACCATTATCAATGGAACTGCAGGGGGGAAAACAACTGTAAAAAGATGGCATTTCAATTCAGCAAGGAACATCAAAAGGCCAACGAGTTGCCGCATAAAAGCAATTAATATTGCAGTGTCATgcaaaatatattaaaaaaaactatttctATGCCAACTATTGTGACAGCCGAAGAGCTGTCGTGTTGCTTGCTGCATTTACAAAACGAGGGATTAGCATTATTGGCCCCATGAGAAAGCACTGACCCATAAGCATTCAATATCACAAACATTGCCATGCAAACTAAGGATGCTCATGCCAAAATGGATTATAGAGACAAAATAATATTAGATTATCATTTCATTcttgacttgatcattgattACTTTATGACTACTAGTGTTCTTAGCTTGTTTGATTTGCTCCAACATTTGCCCAACCAAATTTTGGCAAGCCAAAACCTTGATCATGGTTTTTGCTTGCTGGCAAGAAAATGCGTTGAATGGTGAAAAGGGAGCTTGCCAAAATTTTGGCAACCATTGGAACAGACTACACACCAAATTTGTCAGGCCTGGCCAAATTTTGGCAAGGCAAATTTGGTCACACCAAACAAACCCTTAGTTCTATAGACATGTTAAGTTGACAATTAACGTTTTGTAAAAGAAAATATGAACTTGGTCATTAGAAATAGTTTGTTTAAGATTACTTGTTCCTATTAGTTCAATAGGCATGTTAAGCCATTAACTGCTCTTACGGGAAATGCCCCCAAGATTAGATAAATGCCCAAACATACTAAGATGCAACTAAAGGCCCTTCAGTACTGACAAAAAGATTCATAATCCTATCACAACACAGAAAAAGGTGGTCAAGATGTATCTCATATTAAAACAACCTTATCCAAATTAACTAATTAAGAGAAAAGAAATGTAGCCGGAACAAAGTTGGCAACTAGCCCATTCGATATAGCCACGGAAAATATGAAAAAATAAGATGTGCTCAATAATATTAGACACAATcagagaattttttttttctcgatgcACCGGTTTAAGAATAAAAAAGTTGTTATAGGCTTACAGCGACCAGGACACAACCTTAACAACCACAACAAACCATGAGCCTGCACAGCCCTAACAACATGTGACCAACCACAATCCTAGCTACAACACATGACTAAGCATGACCGAACACGACCTTTCCAAGCATGAACAAACATATCCAAAGAAACGGGCTACCTTATGATGCATTACATGACCAAGAGATTGAATACAGACTTAAGAGATGGGTGGTATAGTCGCAAGACCTCCATCAATTAACCATGATGGAAGCCGAAGTCAGATAAAAGTTCAGGTACTTTTGTTTgtaatgaagggcgggcctggtgcaagcggtagagtcttaccgcctgtgaccagaaggtctcgggttcgagtcgcggtctcctcgcattgcacaggcgagggtaaggcttgccactgacacccttccccagaccccgcacagagcgggagctctctgcactgggtacgcccttttactTTTGTTTGTAATACAATTATACAAATAACAATATCGCCTGTTAAATACTAATTTTATTTTCATttagtagatgagctggccctaTGATAAATGCTTCTAAAGTACTGAGACAAACACCATTTTAATATATACTGCATCATTATGAGAATATTAACCTTCAAAAAGACGGAGCAGTTCTCTGCAGGAATAAACTTACGAGGGGGGAGTAATGTTATCTGCCCACTGACGAAGCCAGTCTGTTGAGATCCAAAAATATGAATCATCCTCTGGATCAGCAGGTGCTTCTGTCAGAACAGATTTTACTTCTTGACGCCTCTCGTTTACATATGTCAAATGACTGTCCTTCTTGCTTTGGTATTCCTCACACGATTTCAGATATGATGCATTTAGTTCATTAATTTCATCAAGAAGATGCTGTGGAAGTGAATCATTATTTATTTCCACAATTTTATTGTTTTCTGTGGCATTGTCATCCTTAGTGGTACATTTGTACATCAGCATATAAGCATCTGTAGATGAAAACATCTCCACCTTGGTAGAAGTGGGAGCTGCCTCCTGGTGACCATTGTTATTATTATCTGTGAGAGAACCTTCTGTGGAGATACCTTGGACCTTATGATCAACTTTATTTGACGCCTTTCCAGGTTTTTCGCCAAACGGGTGCAGACCAAGTTTGGATACAGTCTCATCATCAAACTCCCACCACTGCCCATTGCTTTCATCTTTTATGTGCGCCACATAGTGTCCACTATTAGCACCAGTACCCTTGTGAATTAAAATAGCAGCCAGGTCATAAGTACAACTAGATGAAGGGTTTGACAACCGTTTTCCCAAATCGAGCTGTCTTGGGAAACTGAACGTtgaagaaatctttttctttgttGTTGTCTGGCAATGAGAAAAGTTAGAAAAAATTCTTTacaaaggaaaaggagaagaatgcaCGAGTAAATAAATGTGGAAGGAACATATTACAACAAAACTCTGGATGAGCTTTGCATCAAGGTATATTACCTTCGGGAGGAATACATAACGCTTCAGCTGAAAGTTGACAACCGGAGGAAGTGATCGAAGTTTTATGCAGCGAGTGGCATTTACCCTTTTCTGACATGACTCACAAAAGTATTGGTTCTCCCCATCCAGTGCTTCTTTACTAAAGTAGTCATTCAGACTTTCTTCTAAATTATTTAAACCTTTAATATTCAACTCCAGCTCGTAAAAGTCTTCCATTTTTGAAGATGCTGCAGAATCCTTTCCACATGATGAGCACCTGAAGGATTGATGGTTAAACATCAGTTACCCAAAAATGACACCGTAACTTATCAAATTCAGCAGTATGGAAGCAACGAGCAAAAGCGTAGTCAACATTGAGCACACAGATATAATGCAGCACATAGCATAAATGAGACTGCTGATCATTTTGCTTGACCCATTTCGACAACTCAACAGTGCAGTAAGAATAGTATAAGTATTGAATTCTTTCAACATCAGCACCATGAAATGAACATCATCACGTTGATGTGGATAGGCTATGAATGAGAATACACACGAACTAACCAGTGATAATGCAGGTACATGGCATCTACCTAATCCCTTTTAACCAAGTATATGACTTATCAGTGTAACCACAGAGTCTTCAAAGTCTACCTCAGCATGCTTCTCAAAGCACCAGATACAGCAAAGTAGGAGTCTAGTTCAGAAGAATTAACGTCAGGCTCAATTGTTATCAGACAAGTTAACCATATGGCATGCTAAGGCGTGAAGGTGAATTTGGATTCATGGAAAAAGCATCTTGAGCATTGTATTGGCAGAACTTTACAGAAAGATTGAGGACTGGACAGTTGACCAAATGTTAGCATTACAAACCTAATTATAAGAAATCTCGCTAATAAAGATCTTATAACATCTTATAGCTTAATTTTCTATCATTCAAAAATCACAAACCTAGAACTGCTACGGAGAAACAGAGAGTTACTTCAAGTGCATATCCCGCACCTTGTCACGTGTGATACACGGCCACAAAACAGATGTTGCACAATTGTTCTAGCTCCAGGAACCTTAGAGTGACTTAACGATTGCTCGAGCAGAGACAGGAACAAGGTGAGAAATTCATGGCTGTCCTGCTGGACACCATTGTCTAATTCCAGCGCTTTAATAAAAGGTGCCGAATCAATGAAAGCCATTTTGCTAGAGTGTAGCTGTGCAAACAACCGTGACAACTGATCCAGGACAGGATGCTTCTTCAAAACTTCCAGCTCTAAAGAGAAAATTCCTGTGCGGAAGGATATATTCATGTAAAGGCACTGAAGTATGCTATTTGCATAACAGGTTGCACCCAGGTTAGTCAATCCAGCAGGCGTATCAGTGGAATCACGGAGGTCCCTGGATGGATTAGAGCCAAGAGCGCGAATAATTTCCTGCATTTTCTGCCAGAGGCCGGTTTTGCGAACCCCATTGGCAGCAGGAATCAACCCACAGAAACAATTTGGAGAGTCCTTGGTATTCCCATGGCAGCCATGGCAAGGCAGTTTCCACACCATGTAAAGCTGGCGGATATCGCTCTTTGAGATATCGCCATCGGAGGAGTGTATCTTCCTGCGAAATTGGTAGCCCCAAAAAAGCGAGTAACATAAACAATGTGACCCACTTTCCAAACCGCCCGTATCTGACAAAGAAATTAACGCCATGCATACTTGAAAACAGCCGCGGATGGGCTATTGGATTCATCGGACCGCGGCCTCTTGTTCTTGTGGCGAGTGTTGGGCCTGTTCATCAGGGGCGGACACCTGTAATTACATTCAGATCCGATTACGAATAGTATGTTAGGGTTTGGGCGCACGGTTTTACCTATGAATTAGGTTAAGGTTTGGGAGCACGGCTTCGCACAGCAGGAAAGGAGGACCAAGGGGAGGGAATACCTAGTGTCCtggtggtgctcgtcgccggccaaagTGGCGAGTGGCGAAGTAGGACAGCAGCGACGGTCGCAGGGACACAGGGGCTGCAGAGGGTGGACGCCGTGCCGAAgatggtcgcgaagacgctgggcCCCAGGTGGTACTCGACCGAGCGCAGTCTCCTCTCCGGTTGCGGCGCGGCGAGCGGATGGAGGAGATCGGCCG
Proteins encoded in this region:
- the LOC136504436 gene encoding ubiquitin carboxyl-terminal hydrolase 26-like isoform X2, which encodes MNRPNTRHKNKRPRSDESNSPSAAVFKKIHSSDGDISKSDIRQLYMVWKLPCHGCHGNTKDSPNCFCGLIPAANGVRKTGLWQKMQEIIRALGSNPSRDLRDSTDTPAGLTNLGATCYANSILQCLYMNISFRTGIFSLELEVLKKHPVLDQLSRLFAQLHSSKMAFIDSAPFIKALELDNGVQQDSHEFLTLFLSLLEQSLSHSKVPGARTIVQHLFCGRVSHVTRCSSCGKDSAASSKMEDFYELELNIKGLNNLEESLNDYFSKEALDGENQYFCESCQKRVNATRCIKLRSLPPVVNFQLKRYVFLPKTTTKKKISSTFSFPRQLDLGKRLSNPSSSCTYDLAAILIHKGTGANSGHYVAHIKDESNGQWWEFDDETVSKLGLHPFGEKPGKASNKVDHKVQGISTEGSLTDNNNNGHQEAAPTSTKVEMFSSTDAYMLMYKCTTKDDNATENNKIVEINNDSLPQHLLDEINELNASYLKSCEEYQSKKDSHLTYVNERRQEVKSVLTEAPADPEDDSYFWISTDWLRQWADNITPPSSIDNGPIQCEHGKVPASKVTSMKRLSSVAWEKLYSKYGGGPTLSSDDFCMECLKDGAKNAVSADVYRERKASLKNLAEAALSGNCPDGPSYFISKTWLTHWLRRKNSDIPSDADNGPTSALRCCHGDLLPEHAPGAKRVSIPENLWLFLYETMNEKKADDIVTFPSDCQPCEICSQELSDVASVEGNLRAVKVKQRQKHEKLASGKSFTLHPGQKYFLVPSSWLSEWRAYITATGKNISSLPEPHTLEVVVSSLICEKHSRLLQRPLDLVCKRGSITQKMSTTVGLTVIPEYDWKLFSEEWSARPEKGISAEIAFSKSSQEKLHGPSEATPIVDGDRGKSLDDTNDDLGAREPYIRTDPEVCEECIGERESCALVEKLNYQNEDIHVYFVRGKEAPKSIKEACSKAVVVADRRTSKRSRRTSSGNSISLKVSGSTSIYQLKLMIWESLGIVKENQKLHKGSVEIEDDLATLADKGVFPGDILWVRDSEIYENRDIADEISEQKADMLQVEEGFRGTLLTSGVSVQLCQDITFSE
- the LOC136504436 gene encoding ubiquitin carboxyl-terminal hydrolase 26-like isoform X1; this translates as MNRPNTRHKNKRPRSDESNSPSAAVFKKIHSSDGDISKSDIRQLYMVWKLPCHGCHGNTKDSPNCFCGLIPAANGVRKTGLWQKMQEIIRALGSNPSRDLRDSTDTPAGLTNLGATCYANSILQCLYMNISFRTGIFSLELEVLKKHPVLDQLSRLFAQLHSSKMAFIDSAPFIKALELDNGVQQDSHEFLTLFLSLLEQSLSHSKVPGARTIVQHLFCGRVSHVTRCSSCGKDSAASSKMEDFYELELNIKGLNNLEESLNDYFSKEALDGENQYFCESCQKRVNATRCIKLRSLPPVVNFQLKRYVFLPKTTTKKKISSTFSFPRQLDLGKRLSNPSSSCTYDLAAILIHKGTGANSGHYVAHIKDESNGQWWEFDDETVSKLGLHPFGEKPGKASNKVDHKVQGISTEGSLTDNNNNGHQEAAPTSTKVEMFSSTDAYMLMYKCTTKDDNATENNKIVEINNDSLPQHLLDEINELNASYLKSCEEYQSKKDSHLTYVNERRQEVKSVLTEAPADPEDDSYFWISTDWLRQWADNITPPSCFPPCSSIDNGPIQCEHGKVPASKVTSMKRLSSVAWEKLYSKYGGGPTLSSDDFCMECLKDGAKNAVSADVYRERKASLKNLAEAALSGNCPDGPSYFISKTWLTHWLRRKNSDIPSDADNGPTSALRCCHGDLLPEHAPGAKRVSIPENLWLFLYETMNEKKADDIVTFPSDCQPCEICSQELSDVASVEGNLRAVKVKQRQKHEKLASGKSFTLHPGQKYFLVPSSWLSEWRAYITATGKNISSLPEPHTLEVVVSSLICEKHSRLLQRPLDLVCKRGSITQKMSTTVGLTVIPEYDWKLFSEEWSARPEKGISAEIAFSKSSQEKLHGPSEATPIVDGDRGKSLDDTNDDLGAREPYIRTDPEVCEECIGERESCALVEKLNYQNEDIHVYFVRGKEAPKSIKEACSKAVVVADRRTSKRSRRTSSGNSISLKVSGSTSIYQLKLMIWESLGIVKENQKLHKGSVEIEDDLATLADKGVFPGDILWVRDSEIYENRDIADEISEQKADMLQVEEGFRGTLLTSGVSVQLCQDITFSE